CGTGATGTCTCTGCACGGGATCTCGCATCTAAGTACCGCTGTAAGCTGGGGAAGAGCCGTCCTTGGTACTTCGTCCAAAATCCTGGACCCGTCCTTCGATAGAATCAAAGAGCATTTCGGTGTTCTTTCTGAAACTGCCGCATCTTGTCATTCTGAACTCCATTCAAAATCTCGTGTTTGTGGTTTTTGATCTTAACCAAGAACGAAGAACAGATCCTCGCTCTGGAACGAAGAACAGGTTTTTTTCGGAGAACGGAGAACCGTTCAACTGCGAACTAGTTTCTTTTGCTCTCCAAGAGTTTTCATCCCCGCGAAGCGGGCCTTGCGTCCCCGGATACTTCTCCGGGCATTGCGACCCGGCGTGGTCTTCGCCAGCCTTGCATCCACTGATGCTTTTCAGTGCAATGCGTCCCACCGAAGGTGGCAACGCTTCCTCGCGCCAGCGAGCCTCGCTTCCTGTCGAAGCCAACCTTGCATCTTATTCCCCTCTTTCCAACCCCCGACCCCGGTCCTTTCGGAAGCCCAGACTCACCCCTTCATTCCGGATTGCATGAAGCTTGATATAAATGTCTTTTGGAAAATAGCGAAAAAGACAATTAGTGGTAGTATAACGAGCAAGGTCGCTGCCATCAACAAAGTCCAGGCAGCCGCACTTTCTGAGGCCTCCGCAAGCATCGCAAGGCCGACTGTCAATGTGCGGGCTTTGACGCTGTCAGTTACTATCAAGGGCCAGAAAAATTCGTTCCAATGATAAGTCACGCTAATGAGCGTGAAGGCAAGATAGGTCGGTTTAAGCAGCGGGATGGCTATCGAGATCATGAACCTAAAGGTTCCGCAGCCGTCAATAGTCGCCGCCTCTTCCAGTTCTCTAGGGATTGCTGCGAAGCCCTGTCTCAGCAAGAAGACGCCGATTGCAGAGGCCACATACGGAAGCGCAATGGCAGTCTTCGTATCTAGCAGGCCCATATTGCTGATCGTCATGTAGTTCGGAACTATGAGCGTCTGTGGAGCGATCATGAGCTGCACAAGCAGAATCATGAAGAGAATCTTCTTGAATCTGAAATCCATTCTGGCGAACGCGTAAGCGGCGAGAGTCACAGTAATGAGTTGCACTGCGAGAAGTCCGAAGGCATAGAGAATCGTGTTGAAATAATACCTCCCGAAAGGGATTATGTTGAAGACCTCTTTGAAGTTGTCTAGAGTCCACTTTTCGGGAAGCCACTTTGGAATCATCGAAAAGACTTCGGTCGGTTCTTTGAAGGCCGTAACGACTATCCAATAGAGCGGGAAAGCGAGAATCACGGCAAAGACTATCATCAACGCGATCGAGACCCATTTAGTCGTTCTTCCTCTTTTCGTCATAGTCTCTCACCCGATTCATAGAAGACTCTCCTTTCCATGAAGAAGAAGGCGAGCATTGTGAATATCAACAAGAGCACAAGGAGTATCACGGTCAGTGCCGAGGCATATCCGAAGTCCCAGTACTTGAAGGCCACCTGATAGATGTAGTATACAAACATGTTCGTAGTGTTTGCTGGACCGCCTCTCGTCATGAGATAGATCTGATCGACCGCCTGGAAGGAGTTTATAACCGCGATTATGAATGCGAAGAATGTTGTCGGTGATAACAAGGGCCAGGTTATCTTCCAGAATTTGCGCCAGGCAGAGGCACCGTCTATCGTAGCGACCTCATAGATTTCTGTCGGTAACTGCTGCAGCCCACCGAGGAATATGACCATATAGTATCCTGCGTTCTTCCAGATGGCCACGATAATCAAAGCCCACATGGCAAACCTGCTGTCGCTTACCCACTCTATGCTAGGGATGCCTATCTTACCTAGAAGGTAATTCAAAAACCCGTAGCCTGGAAGGAAGATGTACAACCAGATCATCGAAGCGGCAGCCATTGGTATGACGTTGGGGTAGAAATAGGTGGTCTTGAAGAAAGAACTGCCGAAGATCTTCTGGTTCACAAGAAGTGCAAGAGCCAACGCCAGAGCCATGGTAATGGGGACCGTC
The Mesotoga infera DNA segment above includes these coding regions:
- a CDS encoding sugar ABC transporter permease, producing MKTKTKKKILPWLFIAPTFFFLGMFTYYPAFRSLFLSFMRMNMATPEPVFTGLDNFKRAFSTPLFWQVAGNNLFYAFVTVPITMALALALALLVNQKIFGSSFFKTTYFYPNVIPMAAASMIWLYIFLPGYGFLNYLLGKIGIPSIEWVSDSRFAMWALIIVAIWKNAGYYMVIFLGGLQQLPTEIYEVATIDGASAWRKFWKITWPLLSPTTFFAFIIAVINSFQAVDQIYLMTRGGPANTTNMFVYYIYQVAFKYWDFGYASALTVILLVLLLIFTMLAFFFMERRVFYESGERL
- a CDS encoding carbohydrate ABC transporter permease → MTKRGRTTKWVSIALMIVFAVILAFPLYWIVVTAFKEPTEVFSMIPKWLPEKWTLDNFKEVFNIIPFGRYYFNTILYAFGLLAVQLITVTLAAYAFARMDFRFKKILFMILLVQLMIAPQTLIVPNYMTISNMGLLDTKTAIALPYVASAIGVFLLRQGFAAIPRELEEAATIDGCGTFRFMISIAIPLLKPTYLAFTLISVTYHWNEFFWPLIVTDSVKARTLTVGLAMLAEASESAAAWTLLMAATLLVILPLIVFFAIFQKTFISSFMQSGMKG